The Nitrospira sp. genome contains a region encoding:
- a CDS encoding efflux RND transporter permease subunit → MVSRLLDISLRQRMLIIICAIMIGAGGIYAFRTIPIDAFPDVTSVLVQVVTKAPGLSPAEVERLVTYPIELQLTGVPSLTEMRSLTKVGLSLITIVFDDSMDINLARQLVLERLLEVEEQLPPGAKPMLMPNSTGLGEVFQYYLEAPAGFVAGNEAEHQNLIAQRTIQDWVIRPLLKSTPEVIDVNSMGGYVKQYQVLVEPGMLRKFNLTLRDVFDAVARNNANAGGNILEKHAEKYIVRGIGLIRSLQDIERIVVKETGGTPVYVSDVAHVRVDHAVRHGATVLNGEREVVSGIVLMLRGGNARDVVEGIKARIEDIHAKHLLPNGLRIVPFYDRIELITEALNTVYKSLAEGVVLVVVVLFLFLGNIRSALIVVGTLVLAPLATFIVMGQIGLTANLMSLGGLAIAIGMIVDGSVVVVENVYRHLSHHSAAATPRLQLIMNAVKEVGQPVVFGILIIILVFLPLLSLHGMEGKMFKPLAYTIMIALLVSLLLSLTLSPVLCSLALTRGSEEDPWIVRQTKRLYDPVLRWALGHRTAVVVMAVSALIGALALVPSLGTEFIPILNEGSVAPQTIRLPSVSLPESIEIEKRMQQAIMEFPEVEMVVSKIGRTELGNDPQEPNESDPVVRLRPLDQWTTARTMPELMQKFRERLTSVSGATFLISQPIQQRVDELISGVRTEATVKLFGDDLEMLRNKAQEIAEVLETVRGVRDIKVEQLFGQPYLTIDIDRSKIARYGINVADVREIITTAIGGEVATRVYEGQQRFDLVVRFPKQYRDSVETISNIMLNDPGGGLIPLADLGTVQLEEGPGRISRDQLQRYVSIGFNTLGRDIGSLVAEAQQKIEQRVDLPTGYKVTWGGSFENMERAMAKLRIIVPITIGLIFFLLYSTFNSLRQAALIILNLPFALIGGVVALWLTKEYLSVPASIGFINLFGVAVLNGIVLVSYMNKLREDGHSLDEAVTSGALLRLRPVLMTALVALLGLVPLAFAQGIGSEVQRPLAIVVIGGLVSSTLLTLIMLPVLYRWLEGHSGGAMHRGDPRGGAMLDLHDSGTLHGNGEPKLSRHPGEIPST, encoded by the coding sequence ATGGTCTCCCGCCTCCTCGACATCTCCCTGCGTCAGCGGATGCTCATCATCATCTGCGCGATCATGATCGGAGCCGGAGGTATCTATGCCTTCCGGACCATTCCAATCGACGCCTTCCCCGACGTGACCAGTGTGTTGGTGCAGGTCGTCACGAAGGCCCCCGGCCTTTCGCCGGCCGAGGTCGAGCGCTTGGTGACTTATCCGATCGAGCTGCAGCTCACGGGGGTGCCCTCCCTCACGGAGATGCGCTCCCTCACCAAAGTCGGTCTGTCGCTTATTACGATCGTGTTCGATGACTCCATGGATATCAACCTGGCCCGCCAATTGGTGCTTGAACGACTGCTTGAAGTCGAGGAACAACTTCCTCCCGGGGCTAAGCCGATGCTCATGCCGAATAGCACGGGGTTGGGCGAGGTGTTCCAATATTACTTGGAGGCCCCTGCGGGGTTTGTTGCTGGTAACGAAGCCGAACACCAAAATTTGATCGCTCAACGTACGATTCAAGATTGGGTGATTCGACCGCTCTTGAAGAGCACGCCGGAGGTCATCGATGTCAATTCAATGGGAGGGTACGTCAAGCAATATCAAGTGCTGGTCGAACCGGGCATGTTGCGAAAATTCAACCTCACGCTTCGTGACGTGTTCGACGCGGTGGCCAGGAACAACGCCAATGCCGGGGGCAATATCCTGGAAAAGCATGCGGAAAAATACATCGTGCGGGGGATCGGGCTGATCCGCTCCCTTCAGGACATCGAACGGATCGTGGTCAAGGAAACCGGTGGAACTCCGGTCTATGTCTCGGACGTCGCTCATGTGCGCGTCGACCATGCGGTGAGGCACGGCGCAACGGTCTTGAATGGGGAGCGCGAGGTGGTCAGTGGAATCGTGCTGATGTTGCGGGGCGGGAACGCGCGGGATGTCGTGGAGGGTATCAAGGCCCGCATCGAAGACATCCATGCCAAGCACTTGTTGCCGAACGGGTTGCGGATCGTGCCGTTTTACGACCGTATCGAACTGATCACCGAGGCATTGAACACCGTGTACAAGTCGCTGGCGGAAGGTGTCGTGCTCGTGGTCGTCGTATTGTTCCTGTTTCTGGGGAACATTCGCAGCGCGCTGATCGTCGTCGGCACCTTGGTCTTGGCGCCGCTTGCCACGTTCATCGTGATGGGGCAAATCGGGTTGACGGCCAATCTGATGTCCCTGGGGGGGCTGGCCATTGCAATCGGGATGATCGTGGATGGGTCGGTCGTCGTCGTCGAAAACGTCTACCGTCATCTGTCGCACCATTCCGCCGCTGCCACACCCAGGCTGCAACTCATCATGAATGCAGTGAAGGAAGTCGGACAACCGGTTGTGTTCGGCATTCTCATCATTATCCTGGTTTTCTTGCCCCTCCTGTCTCTCCACGGGATGGAAGGGAAGATGTTCAAACCGCTCGCCTACACCATCATGATCGCCCTGTTGGTGTCGCTCCTGTTATCGCTCACGCTCTCCCCGGTTCTCTGTTCTTTGGCGCTGACCCGAGGCAGTGAGGAGGATCCTTGGATCGTCCGGCAAACCAAGCGTCTTTACGACCCTGTGCTTCGCTGGGCTCTTGGGCACCGGACCGCGGTGGTGGTAATGGCTGTGAGTGCTTTAATCGGCGCGCTGGCATTGGTGCCGTCATTGGGAACTGAATTCATCCCGATTCTAAACGAAGGATCGGTAGCCCCACAAACCATTCGGCTTCCCAGCGTGTCGCTTCCCGAGTCCATCGAAATCGAAAAGCGCATGCAGCAGGCGATCATGGAGTTTCCGGAAGTGGAGATGGTCGTGTCGAAAATCGGCCGCACGGAATTGGGGAACGATCCCCAAGAGCCGAACGAGAGTGATCCGGTCGTGCGGCTTCGGCCGTTGGATCAATGGACGACGGCGCGGACTATGCCGGAGCTCATGCAGAAGTTCCGTGAACGTTTAACCAGCGTCTCGGGGGCGACGTTCCTGATCAGCCAGCCGATCCAGCAGCGGGTCGATGAGTTGATCTCCGGCGTCCGCACGGAAGCCACCGTCAAACTGTTCGGCGATGATTTGGAGATGCTGCGGAACAAAGCCCAGGAAATTGCCGAGGTGTTGGAAACCGTCCGCGGTGTTCGAGACATCAAGGTGGAGCAATTGTTCGGACAACCCTACCTCACCATCGACATCGATCGCAGCAAGATCGCCCGCTATGGGATCAATGTCGCCGATGTGCGGGAAATCATCACGACCGCCATTGGAGGAGAGGTTGCGACTCGCGTGTATGAAGGACAGCAACGGTTCGATTTGGTGGTGCGGTTCCCCAAACAGTACAGAGACAGCGTCGAGACCATCAGCAACATTATGCTCAATGATCCAGGCGGTGGTCTTATTCCCCTGGCAGACCTGGGGACCGTGCAACTGGAAGAAGGACCCGGCCGGATCAGCCGCGATCAGCTTCAACGCTACGTATCGATCGGGTTCAATACGCTGGGGCGTGACATCGGCAGTCTGGTCGCCGAAGCGCAGCAGAAAATCGAGCAACGTGTGGATCTCCCCACCGGCTACAAAGTCACGTGGGGCGGGTCGTTCGAGAATATGGAACGGGCCATGGCGAAGTTGCGCATCATCGTTCCAATCACGATCGGATTGATCTTTTTCCTGCTGTACTCGACGTTCAACTCGCTTCGGCAGGCGGCTCTGATCATTTTGAATCTGCCATTTGCGTTGATCGGTGGTGTGGTGGCCCTGTGGCTGACAAAAGAGTATCTCAGCGTGCCGGCCTCCATCGGTTTCATCAACCTCTTCGGTGTGGCGGTGCTGAACGGCATCGTGCTCGTGTCCTACATGAATAAGCTGCGCGAAGACGGCCACAGCCTGGATGAAGCGGTCACCTCAGGGGCCCTCCTTCGATTGCGGCCCGTCTTGATGACCGCCCTGGTCGCGCTGTTGGGTCTCGTCCCGCTTGCATTCGCGCAAGGTATCGGGTCGGAGGTGCAACGTCCTCTGGCGATCGTCGTCATCGGCGGCCTCGTGAGTTCGACACTGCTGACCTTAATCATGCTGCCGGTCCTCTATCGATGGCTGGAAGGGCACTCGGGTGGAGCCATGCATCGCGGCGACCCGCGAGGAGGAGCGATGCTTGACCTCCATGACTCCGGAACTCTTCATGGAAATGGTGAGCCGAAACTTTCCCGCCATCCCGGCGAAATACCCTCGACCTGA
- a CDS encoding efflux RND transporter periplasmic adaptor subunit: MNVLFDSIRTSSPSVSRGVRGLLFGLMVMEAGCDGTPSDVVASRSPVAVSAPGVITLSTEESSRVGLMVQPVARSDFRTHRDFPAIVQPNQRNMAEITTLVRGRVVEVYADLGQEVKANAPLAILYSSELGLAQSGHLKAQAKLHVAEQAYSRAQFLLEEKVIGEAEAQRRHAELLSTQAEANESRDRLKLLGMSSEELRRLDRSREIRSVVPIVAPFAGRIIGRNLTRGEVVETTEKLFVIADLSEVWVQANIPEKDIPFAHSIHASGGTQVEVRINAYPNEVFKGTITYVGDVLDPVTRTMQLRLELPNLDGRLKPEMFATIRLFSEAQPDRLAVPEAALQRDQGRTFVFVQRSANEYELREVHVGESNGTLTSILGGLNEGEPVVTNGAFVLKSELLKKPV; encoded by the coding sequence GTGAACGTCTTGTTCGATTCAATACGAACTTCTTCTCCATCTGTCAGTCGGGGTGTTCGGGGTCTTCTATTCGGCTTAATGGTGATGGAGGCAGGTTGTGATGGGACGCCGAGCGATGTGGTGGCCAGTAGGTCGCCCGTCGCGGTGTCCGCGCCGGGGGTCATCACGCTGTCGACGGAAGAATCGTCACGGGTTGGGCTGATGGTCCAGCCGGTAGCACGTAGCGACTTTCGAACCCACCGGGATTTCCCCGCAATCGTTCAGCCCAATCAACGGAACATGGCGGAAATTACGACCTTGGTTCGCGGTCGAGTGGTCGAGGTATATGCGGACCTCGGCCAAGAAGTCAAAGCGAACGCACCATTGGCGATTCTATACAGCAGTGAATTAGGCCTGGCTCAATCGGGTCATCTCAAGGCACAAGCCAAACTTCATGTAGCGGAGCAAGCCTATAGCCGCGCCCAATTCCTTCTGGAGGAAAAAGTGATCGGGGAAGCGGAAGCGCAACGGCGGCATGCAGAACTGCTGAGCACTCAGGCCGAGGCCAATGAGTCGCGCGATCGGCTGAAGCTGTTGGGAATGAGCAGTGAAGAACTTCGCCGGCTCGACCGCAGTCGGGAGATCCGATCCGTCGTGCCGATTGTAGCGCCGTTCGCGGGCCGTATTATCGGGCGCAATCTGACGCGTGGCGAAGTCGTCGAGACCACCGAAAAGCTGTTCGTGATCGCGGATCTATCGGAGGTCTGGGTTCAAGCCAACATCCCGGAGAAAGACATTCCTTTCGCCCATTCTATTCATGCGTCAGGCGGCACGCAGGTCGAGGTCCGTATCAATGCCTATCCCAATGAAGTGTTCAAGGGGACGATCACCTATGTGGGAGACGTTCTGGATCCCGTGACGCGGACCATGCAGCTCAGGCTTGAACTGCCGAACTTGGATGGACGGCTCAAACCCGAAATGTTCGCGACCATTCGCCTCTTTTCCGAAGCGCAGCCGGACCGATTGGCGGTGCCGGAGGCGGCGCTGCAACGCGATCAAGGTCGAACGTTCGTCTTCGTGCAACGCAGCGCGAACGAGTACGAATTGCGCGAGGTCCACGTGGGCGAATCCAACGGCACGCTCACCTCAATCCTCGGGGGCCTGAACGAAGGGGAGCCGGTTGTGACGAACGGTGCCTTTGTCTTGAAGTCCGAGTTGTTGAAGAAACCCGTCTGA
- a CDS encoding helix-turn-helix transcriptional regulator: MDINQALAAFDALSQETRLQVFRLLVNHGPGGTPAGTISGALNVPHNTLSFHLNHLHNAKLISSRREGRSIIYTADFDFFNALIQYMVKDCCSARFASIRSDKKRGCSIIELSDCCTSQPKGARS; the protein is encoded by the coding sequence ATGGACATTAACCAAGCTCTGGCTGCGTTCGATGCCCTCTCACAAGAAACTCGGTTGCAGGTGTTTCGTCTACTCGTGAACCACGGGCCGGGAGGAACGCCGGCAGGAACGATTAGTGGGGCGCTGAATGTCCCACACAATACGCTCTCGTTCCATCTCAATCACCTGCACAACGCGAAACTCATCTCCTCCAGACGCGAAGGGCGGTCGATTATCTACACGGCCGACTTCGACTTCTTCAACGCGCTCATTCAGTACATGGTCAAAGATTGCTGCAGCGCCAGGTTTGCGAGTATCCGTAGTGACAAGAAGCGTGGCTGCTCGATCATCGAACTCTCAGATTGCTGTACATCCCAACCGAAGGGGGCACGATCATGA
- a CDS encoding VOC family protein: protein MKRFHVHVGVDNINEGIKFYTALFGAAPIKTKTDYAKWLLDDLRVNFAISTRARTKGVDHLGIQVEEDGELAEIRERLTSTDLSLFDEGETVCCYAKSDKSWVRDPSGIPWETYKTMEEVQVFGESPEVQGACCTPDTKGQPGCCEPSEKTAGCCG, encoded by the coding sequence ATGAAACGCTTTCATGTGCATGTCGGCGTGGACAATATCAACGAGGGCATTAAGTTCTACACTGCCCTATTCGGCGCAGCACCCATCAAAACCAAGACGGATTACGCAAAGTGGTTGCTCGATGATCTTCGGGTGAACTTTGCCATTTCCACCCGTGCGCGTACGAAAGGGGTTGACCATCTCGGCATTCAGGTTGAGGAAGATGGGGAACTCGCGGAGATTCGGGAACGATTGACGAGTACTGATCTCTCATTGTTCGACGAGGGCGAAACGGTATGCTGCTATGCCAAGTCGGACAAGTCTTGGGTACGCGACCCGTCGGGCATCCCATGGGAAACTTACAAAACAATGGAAGAGGTACAGGTATTCGGGGAGTCACCTGAAGTGCAGGGAGCCTGTTGTACTCCTGACACAAAGGGACAGCCTGGGTGCTGTGAACCATCTGAAAAGACCGCCGGGTGTTGCGGTTGA
- a CDS encoding N-acetyltransferase: MIPNNQVTYNEGEKRYEMAFGNLVVYANVHKDKNTLYIDYVFAPQDLRGKGAAGEFMTQLMEVVRAEKLNAVPLCGYAAGWLRRHSEYQDLISDY; this comes from the coding sequence ATGATTCCAAACAATCAAGTAACCTATAATGAGGGTGAAAAACGCTATGAAATGGCGTTCGGCAACTTGGTGGTTTACGCCAATGTCCACAAGGATAAGAATACGCTCTACATTGATTACGTTTTCGCGCCGCAGGACTTGCGCGGGAAGGGTGCGGCCGGGGAATTCATGACTCAATTAATGGAAGTGGTGCGCGCAGAAAAACTGAACGCGGTGCCCCTATGCGGCTATGCCGCCGGTTGGCTCCGGCGACATAGTGAGTATCAGGATTTGATTTCTGATTATTAG